The following proteins are encoded in a genomic region of Haloarcula marina:
- a CDS encoding Zn-dependent hydrolase — protein sequence MEINQHRLRSDLESNAEFGAVPTDQGHGRTVLTGTEADRRAREFLCERLRDADLTTTIDEVGNIVGRWTPDSADPDAPAVATGSHLDSVPEGGIFDGPLGVYAGLESVRAMQDAGIEPARPVEVVCFTEEEGQRFGGGLIGSAVAAGDMSVDEALAIEDADGIPLGDALVDIGYCGDGRVDASAWDAWIELHIEQAERLENENATAGVVTSIVGLVRCHVEFTGETDHAGATLMEERADALAAASEFVLDVEAAATERQTVSEAAVATVGKLDVSPNAPNVIPGQVTLTVDVRDVAYDSIEHIIDEADGSLREIETERPVGTAMERPWDRSPVEMSKRCRDALHAAGQDAGLETLDLHSGAGHDTMHIAGVTDAALLFAPSRGGISHNPLEWTDWEDCADATRVLAGALAELTQS from the coding sequence ATGGAGATCAACCAACACCGACTGCGCAGTGATCTCGAATCGAACGCGGAATTCGGGGCCGTTCCCACGGACCAGGGCCACGGCCGGACAGTCCTCACCGGGACCGAGGCGGACAGACGAGCGCGAGAGTTTCTCTGTGAACGACTCCGCGACGCCGACCTCACGACCACGATAGACGAGGTGGGGAATATCGTCGGCCGGTGGACGCCCGACAGCGCCGACCCGGACGCCCCCGCCGTTGCGACGGGGAGCCACCTAGATTCTGTCCCGGAAGGCGGCATCTTCGACGGTCCCTTGGGCGTCTACGCGGGGCTCGAGAGTGTCCGCGCGATGCAGGACGCTGGCATCGAACCCGCTCGGCCGGTCGAGGTCGTCTGCTTCACCGAAGAGGAAGGGCAGCGCTTCGGCGGCGGACTCATCGGCTCGGCGGTCGCGGCTGGTGATATGAGCGTCGACGAGGCGCTGGCTATCGAAGACGCGGACGGAATCCCTCTCGGCGACGCCCTCGTGGATATTGGCTACTGCGGCGACGGTCGGGTCGACGCCAGCGCGTGGGACGCCTGGATCGAACTCCACATCGAGCAGGCCGAGCGACTGGAGAATGAGAACGCAACTGCGGGCGTCGTCACGAGCATCGTCGGTCTCGTTCGGTGTCACGTCGAGTTCACTGGTGAGACGGACCACGCTGGCGCGACGCTGATGGAAGAACGCGCCGACGCGCTGGCGGCGGCCAGTGAGTTCGTCCTCGACGTGGAAGCGGCGGCAACTGAGCGCCAGACCGTCTCCGAAGCGGCCGTCGCGACGGTCGGGAAACTCGACGTCTCTCCGAACGCTCCGAACGTGATTCCCGGGCAGGTCACGCTCACTGTGGACGTCCGTGACGTCGCGTACGACTCTATCGAGCATATCATCGACGAAGCCGACGGGAGTCTCCGGGAAATCGAAACGGAGCGGCCCGTCGGGACGGCGATGGAACGCCCCTGGGACCGGTCCCCAGTCGAGATGAGCAAGCGCTGTCGCGATGCGCTTCACGCCGCCGGCCAGGACGCCGGTCTCGAGACCCTCGACCTACACTCCGGGGCCGGTCACGATACGATGCACATCGCGGGGGTAACCGATGCCGCACTCCTCTTTGCCCCCTCTCGAGGCGGAATCTCGCACAACCCCCTCGAGTGGACCGACTGGGAGGACTGTGCCGACGCGACACGGGTACTCGCCGGTGCACTCGCCGAACTCACACAGTCGTAA
- a CDS encoding IclR family transcriptional regulator, whose translation MTTRPTDGSPRTLKTVSRAFDIVRALEELDGAGVTELTEHLGLSKSVVYNYLSTLREEKFVVKRGDTYELSLQFLLVGEYVRYQNVLYQIGKPALDDLAEKTGEFAHLSAEEHGLGVNLYKVSGEKAVGSEYQVSKLQRADYMHYSATGKAILAHLPRERVEWIVDTYGLPSKTEATITDKESLFDELDTIRERGYSFNEEEEITGLQAIGAPVQNQHGRVLGSISVSGPVRRIQQSGYHEQLIDDVVNTANIIEVNINMEETDNEFPKFS comes from the coding sequence ATGACGACCAGACCGACGGACGGTTCGCCGCGGACCCTCAAAACGGTCTCGCGCGCGTTCGACATCGTTCGCGCGCTCGAGGAACTAGACGGCGCTGGCGTCACCGAATTGACCGAGCACCTCGGTCTCTCGAAAAGCGTCGTCTACAACTACCTCAGTACGCTCCGCGAAGAAAAGTTCGTGGTCAAGCGAGGCGACACGTACGAACTCTCGCTGCAGTTCCTGCTCGTTGGCGAGTACGTACGCTATCAGAACGTCCTCTACCAGATCGGCAAGCCCGCACTCGACGACCTCGCGGAGAAGACCGGGGAGTTCGCGCACCTCTCGGCCGAAGAGCATGGCCTCGGCGTCAACCTCTACAAGGTAAGCGGGGAGAAAGCCGTCGGGAGCGAGTACCAGGTGAGCAAGCTCCAGCGCGCCGATTACATGCACTACTCCGCGACGGGGAAGGCGATACTCGCACACCTACCGCGGGAGCGGGTCGAGTGGATCGTCGACACGTACGGACTCCCGTCGAAGACCGAGGCGACGATAACGGACAAGGAATCCCTGTTCGACGAACTGGACACGATACGTGAACGCGGGTACTCGTTCAACGAGGAGGAGGAGATCACCGGATTGCAAGCGATCGGCGCACCTGTACAGAATCAACACGGTAGAGTGCTCGGCTCGATAAGCGTCTCGGGTCCGGTCCGGCGGATACAACAGTCCGGCTATCACGAACAGCTTATCGACGACGTGGTCAACACCGCAAATATCATCGAAGTGAACATCAATATGGAGGAGACCGACAACGAATTCCCGAAGTTCAGCTAA
- a CDS encoding ABC transporter ATP-binding protein translates to MSAESGANGDAPLLDVRDLRTEFRTESGSVVASNDVSFSLERGETLGIVGESGAGKSVTARSIMRLIDSPGEITGGEVVFDGEDLLKKTEREMRDVRGNRIAMIPQDPMSALNPVMTVGEQIVETVRRHQDVSKSEARRIAIESMDDVGIPDASERIDDYPHEFSGGMRQRVLVAIGFSCEPDLIIADEPTTALDVTTQAKILDLLNELQERENTAVLMITHNLGVVAQTCDDVGVMYAGNLVETAALGDLFDRPRHPYTRALIDSIPEVETEYDDLPTLAGSMPDLTDLPTGCNFAPRCPHATDACRTGNDPSLEAVGEGSSRAACIHADDLDLSESTAAATGHGRSDIDRSGDPLFEVQNLKKHFSAGEGVLGNIRLVRDGGGLPTLERRYVKAVDGVSFDIYPGETVGLVGESGCGKSTVARTVLRLLEPTEGAVYFEGEPITELGSREIRSLRREMQIIFQDPHSSLNPRKPVGRIIGRAMERHDIATGEEKRERVRDLLERVGLSGDAAEKYPHEFSGGQQQRVAIAHALAVEPKLIVCDEPVSALDVSVQAQILNLLNEIQTEENISYLFISHNIGVVRHICDRVAVMYLGKIAEFGRIGDVFSAPFHPYTESLLSAVPHANPDRKTDRILLEGSVPSPIDPPSGCPFQTRCPKKIGDVCEQEIPTLEAVNGSDHRISCHLSKEEMSEHDSFIAPQHREPGPTESD, encoded by the coding sequence ATGAGCGCTGAATCGGGGGCGAACGGCGACGCGCCGCTCCTCGACGTGCGAGACCTCCGCACCGAGTTCCGGACCGAATCCGGCTCGGTCGTCGCCAGCAACGACGTGTCGTTCTCGCTTGAACGCGGCGAGACACTCGGCATCGTCGGCGAGTCCGGCGCAGGGAAGTCCGTCACGGCGCGCTCGATCATGCGTCTCATCGACTCGCCCGGTGAGATAACCGGCGGCGAGGTCGTCTTCGACGGCGAGGACCTACTGAAGAAGACCGAACGGGAGATGCGCGACGTCCGCGGGAACCGTATCGCGATGATTCCCCAGGACCCGATGTCCGCACTGAACCCCGTGATGACCGTCGGCGAGCAGATCGTCGAGACTGTTCGACGCCATCAGGACGTCTCGAAGTCCGAAGCCCGTCGCATCGCCATCGAGTCGATGGACGACGTCGGCATTCCGGATGCGAGCGAGCGCATCGACGACTATCCCCACGAGTTCTCCGGCGGGATGCGACAACGAGTCCTCGTGGCCATCGGATTCTCCTGCGAACCTGACCTCATCATCGCGGACGAGCCCACGACCGCGCTCGACGTGACGACGCAGGCGAAGATTCTCGACCTGCTCAACGAGCTACAGGAGCGCGAGAATACGGCTGTCCTGATGATTACGCACAATCTCGGCGTCGTCGCACAGACCTGTGACGACGTCGGCGTGATGTACGCCGGGAACCTCGTCGAGACGGCAGCGCTCGGGGACCTGTTCGACCGGCCCCGACATCCCTACACGCGCGCACTCATCGACTCGATTCCAGAGGTCGAGACCGAATACGACGACCTCCCGACGCTCGCCGGTTCGATGCCAGACCTCACGGACCTGCCGACCGGCTGTAACTTCGCCCCTCGGTGTCCACACGCGACCGACGCGTGTCGGACAGGGAACGACCCGTCGCTGGAAGCGGTCGGCGAGGGGTCCTCGCGCGCCGCGTGTATCCATGCTGACGACCTCGACCTGTCCGAGAGTACGGCCGCGGCGACCGGTCACGGCCGGAGCGACATCGACCGGTCGGGCGACCCACTGTTCGAGGTCCAGAACCTGAAAAAGCACTTCAGCGCCGGCGAGGGCGTCCTCGGCAACATCCGCCTCGTCCGAGACGGCGGCGGGCTCCCGACGCTCGAACGCCGATACGTCAAGGCCGTCGACGGCGTCAGCTTCGACATCTATCCCGGCGAGACCGTCGGTCTCGTCGGCGAGTCCGGCTGCGGGAAATCCACCGTCGCTCGGACTGTGTTGCGACTGCTCGAGCCGACCGAAGGTGCGGTGTACTTCGAAGGCGAGCCGATCACCGAGCTCGGATCTCGGGAGATACGGAGTCTGCGCCGTGAGATGCAGATTATCTTCCAGGACCCCCACAGTTCGCTGAATCCGAGAAAGCCCGTCGGGCGAATCATCGGCCGCGCGATGGAGCGCCACGACATCGCGACCGGCGAAGAGAAGCGCGAGCGGGTCAGAGACCTCCTCGAACGGGTTGGACTCTCCGGCGATGCCGCGGAGAAGTATCCCCACGAGTTTTCGGGCGGCCAGCAACAGCGCGTCGCTATCGCCCACGCGCTGGCCGTCGAGCCGAAGCTTATCGTGTGCGACGAGCCGGTGTCCGCGCTCGACGTGAGCGTGCAGGCCCAGATTCTCAACCTCCTCAACGAGATTCAGACCGAAGAGAACATCTCGTATCTATTCATCTCCCACAACATCGGCGTCGTCCGGCACATCTGCGACCGCGTGGCCGTGATGTACCTCGGGAAGATCGCCGAATTCGGCCGCATCGGTGACGTCTTCTCGGCGCCGTTCCACCCCTACACCGAAAGCCTGCTCTCTGCGGTCCCGCACGCGAACCCGGACCGGAAGACCGACCGGATACTCCTCGAAGGGAGCGTCCCGAGCCCCATCGACCCTCCGTCCGGCTGTCCGTTCCAGACCCGCTGCCCGAAGAAGATCGGCGACGTCTGTGAGCAAGAAATCCCGACACTGGAGGCAGTCAACGGCTCGGACCACCGTATCTCGTGTCACCTCTCGAAAGAAGAGATGAGCGAGCACGACTCGTTCATCGCTCCGCAACACCGGGAACCGGGTCCGACGGAATCAGACTGA
- a CDS encoding ABC transporter permease — protein sequence MSMYNYVLRRIGFMTVTLFLVTLIAFAVTNILPGNVALVILGPNANAESIQALEAQLGLNRPLYVQYIDWVLGLLQGDMGESLRFGDPVAGLIAERLPRSLLLAVSATLVAVALSIPLGVYAAVNQNETPDVAASMFAFVGISLPIFLWGLVFILVFAVWLNLFPTSGYVPLGEDPVAALQRLVLPASAMGFALTAYIMRMTRSSMLEVLSEEYINLARAKGMSQRVVVLRHALRNAVIPVITVIAFQFSYAFGGVVVLEEVFLWPGIGRLTLTAIQSRDIPLIQGCIIVVAMIYMLSNFAADLLYAYFDPRIRYGGDN from the coding sequence ATATCGATGTACAACTACGTACTTCGGCGCATCGGGTTCATGACGGTGACGCTGTTCCTAGTGACGCTCATCGCGTTTGCAGTCACCAACATCCTCCCGGGAAACGTCGCGCTCGTCATCCTCGGTCCGAACGCGAACGCTGAGTCGATTCAGGCGCTCGAAGCACAGTTGGGCCTCAACCGACCGCTGTACGTCCAGTACATCGACTGGGTCCTCGGCCTCCTGCAGGGCGACATGGGTGAGTCGCTTCGGTTCGGTGACCCCGTCGCGGGACTCATCGCGGAACGACTGCCGCGGTCGCTCCTGCTCGCGGTCAGTGCGACGCTCGTCGCGGTCGCGCTCTCGATTCCACTGGGCGTCTACGCCGCTGTCAACCAGAACGAGACCCCGGACGTGGCCGCCTCGATGTTCGCCTTTGTCGGCATCTCGCTGCCCATATTCCTGTGGGGGCTCGTGTTCATCCTGGTGTTCGCGGTGTGGTTGAACCTGTTCCCGACGAGTGGCTACGTCCCGCTCGGAGAGGACCCGGTCGCAGCGCTGCAGCGGCTCGTGTTGCCCGCCAGTGCGATGGGCTTCGCGCTCACCGCGTATATCATGCGGATGACGCGTTCGTCGATGCTCGAGGTCCTCAGCGAGGAGTACATCAACCTCGCACGGGCCAAGGGAATGAGCCAGCGAGTCGTCGTGCTCAGGCACGCGCTCCGTAACGCGGTCATCCCCGTCATCACCGTCATCGCGTTCCAGTTCAGCTACGCCTTCGGCGGCGTCGTCGTGCTCGAGGAAGTGTTCCTCTGGCCGGGTATCGGGCGATTGACGCTCACCGCCATCCAGAGCCGCGACATCCCGCTCATCCAAGGGTGTATCATCGTCGTCGCGATGATATACATGCTGTCGAACTTCGCGGCGGACCTGCTGTACGCCTACTTCGATCCGCGCATCCGGTACGGAGGTGACAACTGA
- a CDS encoding ABC transporter permease: MATEQPTERSVIDRFTPSDSQIERVRAFARQFRRNTKAMIGLSIVLALFLVAAFAPFIAPYGMNETNIQERTQGPSVDHPFGTDDLGRDIFSRVVLGSRISLYVGLGSISAALALGAITGVVAGYAGGLIDEILMRVMDAAMAFPPVLLALTLLVVLGPELRNVIIALAFVYTPYIARVSRSAALSERNEAYVESAVARGESDTRIVFSEVFPNCMAPILVQGSLNVSFAILAEASLSFLGLGAQPPRPSWGLMIDTGRGFMQTAPWMLLFPALAIGIAVVGFNMLGDGLRDVLDPKVEAIE, encoded by the coding sequence ATGGCGACTGAGCAACCGACCGAGCGGTCCGTCATCGACCGCTTCACGCCGTCGGATTCACAGATAGAGCGCGTCCGCGCGTTCGCCAGACAGTTCCGGCGCAACACGAAAGCGATGATCGGGCTGTCGATCGTCCTGGCGCTGTTCCTGGTCGCGGCCTTCGCACCGTTCATCGCACCGTACGGGATGAACGAGACGAACATCCAGGAGCGGACACAGGGGCCGTCGGTCGACCATCCGTTTGGGACCGACGACCTAGGTCGCGACATCTTCAGCCGCGTCGTCCTGGGGAGTCGCATCTCGCTGTACGTCGGCCTCGGATCCATCTCGGCCGCGCTTGCCCTCGGCGCCATCACCGGCGTCGTCGCTGGGTACGCTGGCGGATTGATCGACGAGATACTGATGCGCGTGATGGACGCTGCGATGGCGTTCCCCCCGGTGCTTCTCGCGCTGACGCTACTCGTCGTGCTGGGTCCGGAGCTACGAAACGTCATCATCGCACTCGCGTTCGTCTACACGCCGTATATCGCCCGCGTCTCGCGGAGCGCCGCGCTGTCCGAACGCAACGAGGCGTACGTCGAATCAGCCGTCGCTCGCGGCGAGAGCGATACCCGCATCGTCTTCAGCGAGGTGTTCCCGAACTGCATGGCTCCGATACTGGTCCAGGGGTCGCTGAACGTCTCCTTCGCGATTCTCGCGGAGGCGAGCCTCTCGTTCCTCGGACTGGGCGCGCAACCGCCCCGTCCGTCGTGGGGGCTGATGATAGACACCGGCCGCGGGTTCATGCAGACCGCACCGTGGATGTTGCTCTTTCCCGCGCTGGCCATCGGCATCGCCGTCGTCGGGTTCAACATGCTCGGTGACGGCCTCCGCGACGTCCTCGACCCCAAAGTGGAGGCGATAGAATGA
- a CDS encoding DUF7344 domain-containing protein, translated as MTDTTEYYGEGESVPSKALPSHLTESERHRVLTSERRRTTIDILHGMDCPIDLQELSRQVAVRETGDSDSEQVALTLHHLHLPLLDDLDLLEYEPKSTTVDWVQEAEVAAHSTK; from the coding sequence ATGACAGACACCACCGAATATTATGGCGAAGGCGAATCAGTCCCGTCGAAAGCGCTGCCGTCACACCTCACGGAGAGTGAACGGCACCGAGTCCTCACTTCCGAACGACGACGGACGACCATCGACATCCTCCACGGGATGGACTGTCCCATCGACCTTCAGGAACTGTCTCGGCAGGTAGCGGTTCGGGAGACTGGCGACAGTGACAGCGAACAGGTCGCTCTCACGCTCCATCACCTGCACCTGCCGCTGTTGGACGACCTCGACCTCCTCGAGTACGAACCGAAATCCACGACCGTCGATTGGGTCCAGGAGGCCGAAGTGGCGGCACACAGCACCAAATAG
- a CDS encoding ABC transporter substrate-binding protein — protein sequence MRDDTEEVEPNPHSRTRRIQNRVGRRTFLSAALSTGAVAIAGCSGGGDGGSGDSDGGDGGSGGNDATEASGGSKMGGTLQWGGAVPVQGLDPHIDTSAASKRVLENIYEEVVALQDDYSIEPHLATSFEQSDDNTLLTFELREDVTFHNGKEMTSADVLASYERVQNGDFLATGFFDFVDELRAPDDYTFEIQLTQPFAPFLAKMATAELSVMPAENAEKEMVEEPIGTGPYKFESREIETSFTMIRNEDYWGASEEDGPFIDTIVKQEVPDPSVRLQSFLSNEYDFINGIAPRDVSRVEQASGVRLEQQFPKSLVYLGMNCDVEPFDNKDARLALDFAIDKEEVTEAALYGTGQTTASPAAPGSPWVNPDIEPRERNLDRVQEHLDAAGMSDGFSATFKIPQSYPTQVQAAEVIANNAAEAGIDLDIQQITWNTWLSDVYSDRNFQATTSSYLALWYPDVSFYKFLHPDGAFFFTNWVNEEYNSLVEEARTIYDDDARADLYHQATEILHEERAGHLMLWWQPSLYGAASQYKGDIGAPDGSTLQFADNWLDR from the coding sequence ATGCGAGACGATACCGAAGAGGTAGAACCGAATCCACACAGTAGAACCCGGCGAATCCAGAACCGGGTTGGGCGACGGACGTTCCTCAGTGCAGCGCTGTCGACGGGAGCCGTAGCAATTGCTGGCTGTTCCGGTGGCGGCGATGGCGGTTCGGGTGACAGTGACGGCGGCGACGGCGGAAGCGGTGGCAATGACGCGACCGAAGCGAGCGGCGGTTCCAAGATGGGCGGAACGCTTCAGTGGGGCGGCGCGGTGCCGGTGCAGGGACTGGACCCGCACATCGACACCTCAGCGGCGTCGAAGCGAGTCCTCGAGAACATCTACGAAGAGGTCGTCGCACTGCAGGACGACTACTCCATCGAGCCCCACCTCGCGACGTCCTTCGAGCAGTCCGACGACAATACCCTCCTGACCTTCGAGTTGCGCGAGGACGTCACGTTCCACAACGGGAAGGAGATGACGTCCGCAGACGTTCTCGCGAGCTACGAACGCGTCCAGAACGGGGACTTCCTCGCGACGGGCTTTTTCGACTTCGTCGATGAGCTCCGAGCGCCAGACGATTACACCTTCGAGATCCAGCTCACGCAGCCCTTTGCACCGTTCCTCGCGAAGATGGCGACGGCGGAGCTGTCGGTGATGCCCGCAGAAAACGCCGAAAAGGAGATGGTCGAGGAACCGATCGGCACGGGCCCCTACAAATTCGAGAGCAGAGAGATCGAGACATCGTTCACGATGATCCGCAACGAGGACTACTGGGGCGCGTCCGAAGAAGACGGACCGTTCATCGACACCATCGTCAAACAAGAGGTCCCCGACCCCAGCGTCCGCCTGCAGTCGTTCCTCTCGAACGAGTACGACTTCATCAACGGCATCGCACCACGGGACGTCTCACGGGTCGAACAGGCCTCCGGCGTCCGCCTCGAACAGCAGTTCCCCAAGTCACTGGTCTATCTGGGGATGAACTGCGACGTAGAGCCGTTCGACAACAAAGACGCCCGACTCGCGCTGGACTTCGCCATCGACAAAGAGGAAGTCACCGAAGCCGCACTGTACGGCACCGGTCAGACGACGGCATCTCCGGCCGCGCCCGGCAGCCCGTGGGTGAACCCAGACATCGAACCGCGAGAGCGGAACCTGGACCGCGTCCAGGAGCACTTAGACGCCGCGGGGATGTCAGACGGCTTCTCGGCGACGTTCAAGATTCCGCAGTCGTATCCGACGCAGGTGCAGGCGGCGGAGGTCATCGCGAACAACGCGGCCGAGGCGGGCATCGACCTCGACATCCAGCAGATAACGTGGAACACGTGGCTCTCGGACGTGTACAGCGACCGGAACTTCCAGGCGACGACCAGCTCTTACCTCGCGCTGTGGTACCCCGACGTGTCGTTCTACAAGTTCCTGCACCCCGACGGCGCCTTCTTCTTCACCAACTGGGTCAACGAGGAGTACAACTCACTGGTCGAGGAGGCCCGAACTATCTACGACGACGACGCACGCGCCGACCTCTACCACCAGGCGACCGAGATTCTCCACGAAGAACGTGCCGGCCACCTCATGCTGTGGTGGCAGCCCAGTCTCTACGGGGCCGCCTCGCAGTACAAGGGCGACATCGGCGCACCGGACGGCTCGACACTCCAGTTCGCCGACAACTGGCTCGACCGCTAA